A window of Ignicoccus hospitalis KIN4/I contains these coding sequences:
- a CDS encoding transcription factor S, whose protein sequence is MRFCPKCGSLMVARRVGGKTILKCMRCGYEMEVTGAQSTLRTAKKIRHSVKEKTVVIDNNIKVETLPKTRDVICPKCGHDEAYYWFVQTRAGDEPPTRFYKCTRCGHVWREYE, encoded by the coding sequence TTGAGGTTCTGCCCTAAGTGCGGCTCGCTGATGGTGGCCAGGAGGGTGGGCGGCAAGACTATATTGAAATGTATGAGGTGTGGCTACGAGATGGAGGTTACCGGGGCGCAGAGCACCTTAAGGACTGCAAAGAAGATAAGGCACAGTGTAAAGGAGAAGACAGTTGTAATTGACAACAATATAAAAGTTGAGACCCTCCCGAAGACCAGAGACGTCATATGCCCCAAGTGCGGCCACGACGAGGCGTACTACTGGTTCGTACAGACGAGGGCCGGAGACGAGCCGCCCACGAGGTTCTACAAGTGCACGAGGTGCGGGCACGTATGGAGAGAGTACGAGTGA
- a CDS encoding aminoacyl--tRNA ligase-related protein: MNQKDHMDYAVELDIAVKPTTPVPNLGAEYGYYVGAGNPLFSVGGGVLRTALKHVLHKYHARKGYYVVETPIIARTTLYELTGHLKFYKENMFLLNIEGDEYAIKPMNCPFHVLIFMNLLQKYSSKVKLPFKIFETGTVHRYEIAGALRGLLRVRAFTQDDAHLFSPEEHVEASLMEVFEMMKDVYEKLFYIPVTSETVKLRLSLSDKSKIGEEFMGEPEMWEFAEEKLFKVAEEVKRKYGIEFFAEEGEAAFYGPKLDVVVYEEGGKEWQIGTAQFDFNLPKRFKLHELIKETHGLDANLYMIHRALLGSLERFLGIYLEMFKGRLPFSLAPLQVLVIEITTGNEEVDKKIKELSSKVVNSLKENEIRVASLTSTKTHLSRDVRKVESTVKPPLILYIGGREAEESAVVARPYDHNKRRREQMKLKADEVLKVIEEMERGVVELAGAPVRVPADPSYMV, encoded by the coding sequence GTGAATCAGAAGGATCACATGGACTACGCCGTCGAGCTTGACATAGCCGTCAAGCCCACCACGCCGGTCCCCAACTTGGGCGCGGAGTACGGCTACTACGTGGGCGCGGGGAACCCGCTGTTCAGCGTCGGCGGAGGGGTCTTGAGGACCGCGCTGAAGCACGTGTTGCACAAGTACCACGCGAGGAAGGGTTACTACGTCGTCGAGACTCCTATAATAGCTAGGACTACCCTCTACGAGCTCACGGGTCACTTGAAGTTCTATAAGGAAAACATGTTCTTGTTGAACATAGAGGGCGACGAATACGCAATAAAGCCTATGAATTGTCCCTTTCACGTCCTCATATTCATGAACTTGTTGCAGAAGTACTCATCTAAGGTAAAACTACCGTTCAAGATATTCGAGACCGGGACTGTGCACCGCTACGAGATAGCGGGGGCCTTGAGGGGGCTGTTGAGGGTAAGGGCCTTCACCCAAGACGACGCCCACTTGTTCTCTCCCGAGGAGCACGTCGAGGCATCTCTAATGGAAGTTTTCGAAATGATGAAGGACGTGTACGAGAAACTCTTCTACATACCGGTTACCTCGGAGACAGTGAAGCTAAGGCTAAGCCTTTCGGATAAGAGTAAGATAGGCGAGGAGTTCATGGGAGAACCAGAGATGTGGGAGTTCGCCGAAGAGAAGCTGTTCAAAGTGGCTGAGGAAGTGAAGAGGAAGTACGGAATAGAATTCTTCGCCGAAGAGGGCGAGGCGGCCTTCTACGGCCCCAAGCTCGACGTGGTGGTCTACGAAGAGGGAGGGAAGGAGTGGCAGATAGGCACTGCGCAGTTCGACTTCAACCTCCCAAAGCGCTTTAAACTACACGAACTGATTAAAGAGACGCACGGCCTTGACGCGAACTTGTACATGATTCACAGGGCTCTGTTGGGCTCTCTCGAGAGGTTCTTGGGCATATACTTGGAGATGTTTAAGGGGAGGTTGCCCTTCTCGCTGGCTCCCTTACAGGTTTTGGTAATCGAGATAACTACGGGTAACGAGGAGGTTGACAAAAAGATAAAGGAGCTCAGCTCGAAAGTTGTGAACTCTTTAAAAGAAAACGAGATAAGGGTTGCAAGCTTAACTAGCACCAAGACGCACTTGTCGAGGGACGTGAGGAAGGTGGAGTCGACCGTGAAGCCGCCTCTGATCTTGTACATAGGCGGGAGGGAGGCCGAGGAGAGCGCGGTGGTCGCCAGGCCCTACGACCACAACAAGAGGAGGAGGGAGCAAATGAAGTTGAAGGCTGACGAGGTCCTCAAGGTCATAGAGGAGATGGAGAGGGGAGTGGTGGAGCTGGCCGGGGCGCCGGTGAGGGTGCCCGCGGACCCCTCCTACATGGTGTAA
- the pcn gene encoding proliferating cell nuclear antigen (pcna): MKLTFFDARVWKYVISGVSKVVKETVAHVNEEGFRIKTMDESKVVLIDFMIPSSSFEVFEVESDVSFGINMEDLAKVMRRATKEDKLSIEVGENSYSIIFEGHGLRKFTLPQLEVYEEELPEVDLELPARVEITSDSYRELVKDLEPIADTVTFNLEPGTLRVEATSDLGYAEVIISEDSGVLLDYQVPESVKSSYGLEYLTYVSSVSQVADKVALEIGNDMPLRATFEIGEGGKLVYLLAPRVE; this comes from the coding sequence TTGAAGCTCACCTTCTTCGACGCCAGAGTATGGAAGTACGTGATCTCCGGGGTTTCTAAAGTAGTCAAAGAAACTGTAGCCCATGTGAACGAGGAGGGCTTCAGGATAAAAACTATGGACGAGTCTAAAGTGGTGCTAATAGACTTCATGATACCGTCCTCCAGCTTCGAGGTATTTGAGGTTGAGAGCGACGTCAGCTTCGGTATTAATATGGAGGACTTGGCCAAAGTTATGAGGAGGGCGACGAAGGAGGACAAGTTAAGCATAGAAGTGGGGGAGAACAGCTATTCTATAATCTTCGAGGGCCACGGCTTGAGGAAGTTCACCCTACCTCAGTTGGAGGTGTACGAGGAAGAGTTGCCCGAGGTGGACCTCGAGCTCCCCGCTAGGGTCGAGATAACCTCCGACTCTTACAGAGAGCTGGTAAAGGACCTCGAACCCATAGCCGACACAGTGACCTTTAACTTGGAGCCGGGAACCTTAAGGGTTGAGGCGACCAGCGACTTGGGCTACGCGGAAGTGATAATCTCGGAGGACTCCGGCGTACTCTTGGACTACCAAGTGCCGGAGAGCGTTAAGTCCTCCTACGGCCTCGAGTACTTGACGTACGTGAGCTCGGTGTCCCAAGTGGCGGACAAGGTCGCGCTGGAGATAGGCAACGACATGCCCCTCCGCGCAACCTTCGAGATAGGAGAGGGGGGCAAGCTTGTCTACTTACTCGCGCCGCGTGTCGAATAA
- a CDS encoding DNA primase small subunit domain-containing protein, which produces MSTYSRRVSNKLHLMILDYYKEARFEVPEDLSQREVAVQTVDGGMVRHMSASDVEELRSIVLKKRGLDVYVSTASYRDPAAPSMEAKGWLRADLQFDIDVDHAPGCGPAYKVCGETVVPSSADCAGDPLPLLPKECLYFGFERATKLIDVLEKYFGVEREKVELHFSGNRGFHVVARDTQYDAADQTLRREVVDFIVGDLLIKEKFCLKENCFVPKPDEPGWRGRLGEALSKLLPERVRLWGEVDDPEALFERALSSAKIDVDKQVTVDTSRLLRVLGSVNRKSALVVKRVDKFVWDFSLSPFVSYVTLVRSRYNFKLDVLGKHVSMKKGEVGELPGPAGAYLAAKGLVEILRFDRAP; this is translated from the coding sequence TTGTCTACTTACTCGCGCCGCGTGTCGAATAAGCTGCACTTAATGATACTCGACTATTACAAGGAAGCTAGGTTTGAGGTGCCGGAGGACTTAAGCCAGAGGGAGGTGGCGGTCCAAACAGTCGACGGCGGGATGGTAAGACACATGAGCGCTTCGGACGTGGAGGAGCTGAGGTCTATAGTCCTCAAGAAGCGTGGGCTGGACGTTTACGTTTCCACCGCTAGCTACCGGGACCCGGCGGCCCCCAGCATGGAAGCTAAGGGGTGGCTGAGGGCGGACCTACAGTTCGACATAGACGTGGACCACGCGCCCGGGTGCGGTCCGGCTTACAAGGTCTGCGGAGAAACGGTCGTGCCCTCCTCGGCGGACTGCGCCGGCGACCCCCTCCCTCTCTTGCCCAAGGAGTGTTTATACTTCGGCTTCGAGCGGGCGACGAAGCTTATCGACGTCCTCGAGAAGTACTTCGGGGTAGAGAGGGAAAAGGTGGAGCTACACTTCTCGGGGAACAGAGGTTTCCACGTAGTCGCGCGCGACACCCAGTACGACGCCGCGGACCAAACCTTAAGGAGGGAGGTAGTAGACTTTATAGTGGGCGACCTCTTAATTAAAGAAAAGTTCTGTCTAAAGGAAAATTGCTTCGTTCCCAAGCCGGACGAGCCCGGGTGGAGGGGGAGGTTGGGCGAGGCCCTCTCGAAGCTCCTCCCAGAACGCGTTAGGCTCTGGGGGGAGGTGGACGACCCAGAGGCCCTCTTCGAACGCGCCCTCTCTTCGGCCAAAATAGACGTTGATAAACAAGTAACCGTCGATACGAGTAGGTTGCTAAGGGTTCTGGGAAGCGTCAACCGCAAGTCGGCGTTGGTTGTAAAGAGAGTAGATAAATTTGTGTGGGACTTCAGCTTAAGCCCGTTTGTGAGTTACGTGACCTTGGTGAGGTCCAGATACAATTTCAAGCTGGACGTCTTGGGTAAGCACGTATCGATGAAGAAGGGGGAGGTAGGGGAGCTCCCGGGGCCCGCGGGGGCCTACCTGGCGGCCAAGGGGTTGGTTGAAATACTTCGCTTCGACAGGGCCCCTTAG
- a CDS encoding carbon-nitrogen hydrolase family protein, which produces MRVALVQMKVTDGNVHANLKRIEASLKYAIEHYSVEAAFTPELSLTGFSIPSKEDVRGAVNRIKELSDGVAIGVGATYFEGDKTYNSYLIVRDGDVLHVRKKFMLFEPMGEHQTFARGEPPTTFYLKDLKFSVLICYELRFPELFARVLDAEALVVPAAWPSSRKEHWRTLLRARAVEASSYVLGVNRWGEGLHGPFGGWSSSSTPEGETTLGEGEGLLVTELDKDKIEEWREFPSYKDRLSLLGIRPASGRRSGTS; this is translated from the coding sequence TTGCGCGTCGCCTTAGTCCAGATGAAGGTAACGGACGGGAACGTACACGCTAACCTAAAGAGAATTGAGGCATCATTGAAGTACGCTATTGAACATTATTCTGTGGAAGCTGCCTTCACCCCCGAGCTCTCCCTGACCGGATTTTCGATACCCTCTAAGGAAGACGTGCGCGGGGCTGTTAACCGCATAAAGGAGCTGAGCGACGGAGTAGCTATAGGCGTGGGCGCGACCTACTTCGAGGGAGATAAAACTTACAACTCATATTTGATCGTCCGCGACGGGGACGTGCTCCACGTCAGAAAGAAGTTCATGTTGTTCGAGCCCATGGGGGAACACCAGACCTTCGCGAGGGGCGAACCCCCAACCACGTTCTACCTTAAGGACCTAAAGTTCTCAGTCTTGATATGCTACGAGTTGAGGTTCCCGGAGCTGTTCGCGCGGGTGCTGGACGCCGAGGCCTTGGTGGTCCCCGCCGCGTGGCCCTCCTCGAGGAAGGAGCACTGGCGCACGCTCTTACGGGCCAGGGCGGTGGAGGCTTCGAGCTACGTCTTGGGGGTTAACCGTTGGGGAGAGGGCCTCCACGGGCCCTTCGGCGGGTGGAGCTCCTCCTCCACGCCCGAGGGAGAAACGACCTTAGGCGAGGGCGAGGGACTCCTCGTAACCGAGCTCGATAAGGATAAAATAGAAGAATGGAGGGAGTTCCCGTCGTATAAGGATAGGCTTAGCTTGTTAGGAATTCGGCCAGCTTCTGGGCGTCGCTCCGGTACAAGTTGA
- a CDS encoding PadR family transcriptional regulator — translation MRKLTEVKIELGHRSYKLNVLGLYVLHSLSNGPKNGYDLLKELKRLTNNKWVPPKSTIYPLLKKMVEEGLLDVDEHGVYSLTEAGRAVLKALRRNSEAINELEENISLILKIIEEIKSEVQTQE, via the coding sequence TTGAGGAAATTAACCGAAGTTAAGATAGAACTTGGACACAGGTCCTACAAATTGAACGTCCTCGGCCTCTACGTCCTCCACTCTTTGTCGAACGGGCCTAAGAACGGCTACGATTTATTGAAAGAACTCAAAAGGTTGACAAATAACAAGTGGGTACCTCCCAAAAGTACAATCTACCCCTTGTTGAAGAAGATGGTGGAAGAGGGGCTGCTGGACGTAGACGAGCACGGCGTCTACAGCCTCACGGAGGCGGGACGGGCCGTGCTCAAGGCCTTGCGCCGCAACTCGGAGGCGATAAACGAGCTGGAGGAGAACATCAGCCTAATATTGAAGATAATAGAGGAGATAAAGTCCGAAGTACAGACGCAAGAATAA
- a CDS encoding PLP-dependent aminotransferase family protein, which produces MLDIKSFIADRVSLMESSEIREILELTEGKNVISLAGGLPDPKYFPTEELAEISAYVIKEYGARALQYSITRGLREFRKEIAAFMERTGTPGEMPYNIIVTSGSQQALNLLAQVLVNPGDIVVVEKPTYLAAINEFKSVGALFEGIPIDDDGMRTDILEERLKALKAEGKKVKVVYTVPTAQNPSGVSMSNERRSHLLELAEEYDFLIIEDDPYSHFMFEDVDFKRLRSMDKYRVIYTSTFSKILAPGLRLGWVAAHPEVIDALEIAKQNADLHTPTFNQLIATEALKRGVVDRHIPKVKEAYKKKRDAMLNALEEYMDGAAKWTKPVGGLFVFVYLDENIDTKEMLPAALSAGVAYVPGSAFYVDGSGRNTMRLNFSYPDEEEIRVGIERLSQVVKSYVRGSV; this is translated from the coding sequence TTGCTCGACATAAAGTCGTTCATCGCTGACAGGGTCTCGTTAATGGAGTCGTCGGAGATAAGGGAGATACTGGAGCTAACTGAAGGTAAGAACGTAATAAGCTTGGCCGGCGGCCTCCCTGACCCGAAGTACTTCCCTACCGAGGAGCTCGCCGAGATATCGGCGTACGTGATTAAGGAGTACGGCGCGCGCGCCTTGCAATACAGCATAACGAGGGGCTTGAGGGAGTTCAGGAAGGAGATAGCGGCTTTCATGGAAAGGACCGGAACGCCCGGTGAGATGCCTTATAACATAATAGTCACTTCCGGAAGCCAGCAAGCCTTGAACCTCTTGGCCCAAGTCTTGGTGAACCCCGGAGACATAGTAGTAGTCGAAAAGCCAACCTACTTGGCGGCAATAAACGAGTTCAAGTCCGTAGGTGCCCTCTTCGAGGGCATACCCATAGACGACGACGGTATGAGGACCGATATCCTCGAGGAGAGGCTCAAGGCTTTGAAAGCCGAAGGCAAGAAAGTCAAAGTCGTCTACACCGTGCCCACCGCCCAGAACCCCTCGGGCGTCAGCATGAGCAACGAGAGACGCTCCCACTTGCTAGAGCTCGCGGAGGAGTACGACTTCTTGATAATAGAGGACGACCCCTACAGCCACTTCATGTTTGAGGACGTGGACTTCAAAAGGCTAAGGAGTATGGACAAATATAGAGTGATATACACTAGCACCTTCAGCAAGATACTGGCCCCTGGGCTGAGGCTGGGGTGGGTGGCGGCGCACCCGGAGGTAATAGACGCCTTGGAAATAGCCAAACAGAACGCGGACCTACACACGCCGACCTTCAACCAACTAATTGCGACCGAGGCGCTCAAGAGGGGGGTAGTGGATAGACACATCCCCAAGGTCAAAGAAGCTTACAAGAAGAAGAGGGACGCTATGCTAAACGCCTTGGAGGAGTACATGGACGGCGCGGCCAAGTGGACCAAGCCGGTCGGGGGACTCTTCGTCTTCGTCTACTTAGATGAGAACATAGACACTAAGGAGATGTTGCCCGCGGCCCTCTCGGCCGGCGTGGCTTACGTCCCCGGCAGCGCGTTCTACGTCGACGGCAGCGGGCGCAACACGATGAGGCTCAACTTCAGCTACCCGGACGAGGAGGAGATAAGGGTAGGCATCGAGAGGCTGTCCCAAGTAGTTAAGAGTTACGTCAGAGGTAGCGTTTAA
- a CDS encoding 30S ribosomal protein S15, whose amino-acid sequence MNKRKEKGKSHSKRPVRNTPPRWVPFGPEEIKALIVELSKKGYGPSMIGIILRDQFGVPLVKPIVGKKLVKIMEEQGVAPPIPEDLFHLMKRAVRVRAHLAEHPKDKHSARGLMEIESKIRRLVKYYKRVGKLPPDWKYDPERARLLVQQYSALFESGA is encoded by the coding sequence GTGAACAAGAGGAAGGAGAAGGGCAAGTCCCACTCAAAGAGGCCCGTGAGGAATACCCCGCCGCGCTGGGTGCCCTTCGGCCCCGAGGAGATCAAGGCGCTAATAGTGGAGCTCAGCAAGAAGGGCTACGGACCCTCGATGATCGGAATAATATTGAGGGACCAGTTCGGAGTCCCTCTGGTAAAGCCCATCGTGGGCAAGAAGCTAGTAAAAATAATGGAAGAGCAGGGCGTCGCCCCTCCGATACCGGAGGACCTCTTCCACTTGATGAAGAGGGCAGTGAGGGTCAGGGCTCACTTGGCCGAGCACCCCAAGGACAAGCACTCCGCTAGGGGACTAATGGAGATAGAGTCCAAGATAAGGAGGTTAGTCAAGTACTACAAGAGGGTCGGCAAGCTGCCTCCGGACTGGAAGTACGACCCGGAGAGGGCGAGACTTCTTGTCCAGCAGTACTCAGCGCTCTTCGAGTCCGGAGCTTAG
- a CDS encoding KEOPS complex subunit Pcc1, which produces MSESRNCCSVKLTLKVITDSEEEAKKLLSALKPDDVEVPGLEYSSSVDGNSVIYVFDYTPNVLRLRNAADEVLEHASLVEAIKGVTQAREG; this is translated from the coding sequence TTGAGCGAGTCAAGAAACTGTTGTTCGGTTAAGCTGACCTTGAAGGTTATTACGGACTCGGAGGAAGAGGCAAAGAAGCTGCTCAGCGCGCTCAAGCCGGACGACGTGGAGGTCCCGGGTTTGGAGTACTCCTCTAGTGTGGATGGAAATTCAGTGATATATGTGTTCGACTACACGCCTAACGTGCTGAGGCTCAGAAACGCCGCGGACGAGGTCTTGGAGCACGCGTCTTTGGTTGAAGCAATTAAAGGGGTAACCCAAGCCCGCGAGGGGTAG
- a CDS encoding 30S ribosomal protein S3ae: MSARRRGALKDKWKIKKWYEIITPDVFNNVSVGQTPADEAWKLIGRTVDTTLYDITGDFTYVHVHVYLQINKVDEEALKAYTIFKGHELARDYIRSLTRRKSSKIEGIFDVWTKDGYGLRITVDTFTAYRCQTSQKRAIRKIQKEVIEEMVPQMTLDEVINAMLFGDIAEEISNRARKIYPIRRTEIYKSKVLYMPSPEGPIKAVIVPKPPA, encoded by the coding sequence ATGTCTGCTAGGAGGAGGGGAGCGCTCAAGGATAAGTGGAAAATAAAGAAGTGGTATGAGATAATCACGCCGGACGTGTTCAACAATGTCAGCGTGGGCCAGACCCCGGCCGACGAGGCGTGGAAGCTCATCGGAAGGACCGTGGACACTACCCTATACGACATAACCGGCGACTTCACGTACGTACACGTCCACGTGTACCTTCAAATAAACAAGGTAGACGAAGAGGCGTTGAAGGCATACACTATATTCAAGGGTCACGAGCTCGCGAGGGATTACATAAGGAGCTTGACCAGAAGGAAGAGCTCCAAGATAGAGGGCATATTCGACGTCTGGACGAAGGACGGTTACGGCCTGAGGATCACCGTGGATACCTTCACCGCTTACAGGTGTCAGACCAGCCAGAAGAGGGCTATAAGGAAGATACAGAAGGAAGTGATAGAAGAGATGGTGCCTCAAATGACGTTGGACGAGGTAATAAATGCCATGCTCTTCGGCGACATAGCTGAGGAGATCTCAAACAGAGCTAGGAAAATCTACCCGATAAGAAGGACCGAAATATACAAGTCGAAAGTCCTCTACATGCCTAGCCCGGAGGGCCCGATTAAGGCGGTCATCGTGCCGAAACCCCCCGCTTAG